Within the Anaerolineae bacterium genome, the region CACGAAGTCGAGAAGCTGGAACAGGCCGGCGCCCAGGATAATCGGCACCGAGAGCAGGAAGCTGAAGCGGGCGGCGGCCGGCCGGCGCAATCCCAGCACCAGTCCCATGGCAATGGTGGCGCCGGAGCGGGAAATCCCGGGGGCCAGCGCCAGCCCCTGTGCCAGGCCGATGAGGAGGGCTTCCCACCAGGTCATGCCCTCGGCCTCTTTCGTCTGCCGGCCAATCCGCTCGCTGAACACGAGGATGGCCGCGGTGACCAGCAGGAAGCCGGCGGCCCAGGCCGGCGCGGCAAAAAGCGCTTCCACGGGCTTTTCCCCCAGGCCACCCATCAGCACGGCCGGGATGGTGCCCAGGATGATGAGCCAGCCGAGCCGCGTGGACGGGGTGGCCGGCCGCAGTCGGAAGGTGCCCAGGAGCCAATCGCGGATAATCACCCACAGGTCGCCGGCGA harbors:
- the uppP gene encoding undecaprenyl-diphosphatase UppP is translated as MNPFQAVVLGIVQGATEFLPISSSAHLVLVPWLLGWASPGLVFDTIVHWGTLAAVVLYFAGDLWVIIRDWLLGTFRLRPATPSTRLGWLIILGTIPAVLMGGLGEKPVEALFAAPAWAAGFLLVTAAILVFSERIGRQTKEAEGMTWWEALLIGLAQGLALAPGISRSGATIAMGLVLGLRRPAAARFSFLLSVPIILGAGLFQLLDFVGTPGASDSAGLLAAGFLAAAVSGFLAIHFLLSFVRRRRLYPFAAYCALLGITALALYFLR